Proteins encoded together in one Streptomyces sp. B1I3 window:
- a CDS encoding helix-turn-helix transcriptional regulator gives MRPRSGPTVEHRVLAARLRMLRERAGVSLQAAAVALGAHPATVRRIERAETGLDARQVRVLLDRYQVPAAEAEPIMAGLGAANLPGWWHRWRDVMEPWQQEVIGIESSSALVRTWHPALVPELLRTPAYEAALRRTLHHDDAPGRLERRVELLVERQRRLSERGTTLWALFPAAALHTRVGGPEVMAEQRAVLSETAHRPLITVQVVPLDFPPHPLTGVPPLHLLRVPAREIGDRAVLEVPGARVDIVDEPDAVMNHRIRLDSACAAAPHPGTPLPDVP, from the coding sequence ATGAGGCCCCGATCCGGCCCCACGGTCGAGCACCGTGTCCTGGCGGCACGCCTGCGGATGCTGCGGGAACGCGCGGGCGTCAGTCTGCAGGCCGCAGCGGTGGCCCTGGGCGCGCACCCGGCCACCGTACGGCGCATCGAACGCGCGGAGACCGGCCTCGACGCCCGCCAGGTCCGCGTCCTGCTGGACCGCTACCAGGTGCCGGCCGCGGAGGCGGAGCCGATCATGGCCGGGCTCGGCGCCGCGAACCTGCCCGGATGGTGGCACCGCTGGCGGGACGTCATGGAGCCGTGGCAGCAGGAGGTCATCGGCATCGAGTCCTCGTCCGCGCTCGTGCGGACCTGGCACCCCGCACTGGTCCCCGAACTGCTGAGGACACCGGCCTACGAGGCGGCGCTTCGCCGGACCCTGCACCACGACGACGCACCGGGGCGCCTGGAGCGGCGCGTCGAGCTGCTGGTGGAGCGGCAGCGGCGGCTGAGCGAGCGCGGCACGACGCTCTGGGCCCTCTTCCCGGCCGCCGCCCTGCACACGCGGGTCGGCGGGCCCGAGGTGATGGCAGAGCAGCGGGCGGTGCTGTCCGAGACCGCGCACCGGCCGTTGATCACCGTGCAGGTCGTGCCCCTCGACTTCCCGCCGCACCCCCTGACCGGCGTACCGCCGCTGCACCTGCTGCGGGTTCCGGCTCGGGAGATCGGTGACCGGGCCGTCCTGGAGGTGCCGGGGGCCCGGGTGGACATCGTCGACGAGCCGGATGCGGTGATGAACCACCGCATCCGGCTGGACAGCGCCTGTGCGGCCGCCCCCCACCCGGGCACCCCCTTGCCGGATGTCCCGTAG
- a CDS encoding YkvA family protein, protein MDISVWLIIGAVVALLAAGTAAVLLVRVIRARRLLADAGIPLHNKALVWAAVIYTVSPVDLLPDPVYLDDIGVLLLALRSLHSAAHAAGVRRAGGREVAGAAPGAGARETAGKAGDGGNLSVPGSN, encoded by the coding sequence ATGGACATCTCGGTCTGGCTGATCATCGGCGCGGTCGTCGCCCTGCTCGCGGCGGGCACCGCGGCCGTCCTCCTGGTGCGGGTGATCCGGGCGAGACGGCTCCTCGCCGACGCGGGGATCCCCTTGCACAACAAGGCGCTGGTATGGGCCGCGGTGATTTACACCGTGTCCCCCGTGGACCTGTTGCCGGATCCCGTCTACCTCGACGACATCGGGGTCCTGCTGCTCGCCCTGCGTTCCCTGCACTCCGCGGCGCACGCGGCGGGGGTTCGCAGGGCGGGAGGCCGGGAAGTCGCGGGAGCAGCCCCCGGGGCCGGGGCGCGGGAAACGGCGGGAAAGGCGGGAGACGGCGGCAACCTTTCGGTGCCCGGGAGCAACTGA
- a CDS encoding YafY family protein, with amino-acid sequence MHKTSARLLALLSLLQTTRDWSGDDLARRLGITSRTVRRDIDRLRELDYPITTVKGPAGGYRLEAGTHLPPMLFDDEQAVALAVALRTAAVGTTVAEDASRALATLRQVMPPRLRHRIDLLHITAVQPPAAAGGTPQVDAQVLMDLSRAIHAREELRFDYAPGPSTSADDTRRVQPHHLVSWCHRWYLVAWDLHREDWRTFRADRIRPRTPTGPRFAPRDLPGGNVSTFITSRFRGNDGTTTDWPCRGEVILHLPAADVAPFAQDGIVVELSPHHCRLILGSWSWTGLAAAIGRFDTDIEVIGPPQLATAFGDLAARYAHAARTTTPETVPAR; translated from the coding sequence ATGCATAAAACGTCCGCCCGGCTGCTCGCGCTGCTCTCGCTCCTTCAAACGACCCGGGACTGGTCCGGCGATGATCTCGCCAGGCGTCTTGGCATCACCTCGCGCACCGTGCGCCGTGACATCGACCGCCTGCGCGAACTCGACTACCCGATCACAACCGTCAAAGGACCGGCCGGCGGCTACCGCCTGGAGGCGGGCACTCACCTGCCGCCCATGCTGTTCGACGACGAGCAGGCCGTCGCCCTGGCCGTCGCGCTGCGGACCGCGGCCGTCGGCACCACCGTCGCCGAAGACGCTTCCCGCGCGCTGGCCACCCTCCGCCAGGTCATGCCGCCCCGCCTGCGCCACCGCATCGACCTGTTGCACATCACCGCCGTCCAACCGCCCGCGGCGGCCGGCGGCACCCCCCAGGTCGACGCTCAGGTCCTGATGGACCTGAGCCGCGCCATCCACGCCCGCGAGGAACTGCGCTTCGACTACGCCCCGGGCCCAAGCACCTCGGCCGATGACACCCGCCGCGTACAACCCCACCACCTGGTCAGCTGGTGTCATCGCTGGTACCTGGTGGCCTGGGACCTCCATCGCGAGGACTGGCGTACCTTCCGCGCCGACCGCATCCGCCCCCGCACACCCACCGGCCCTCGCTTCGCCCCGCGCGACCTCCCCGGCGGCAACGTCTCCACCTTCATCACCAGCCGATTCCGCGGCAACGACGGCACCACCACCGACTGGCCCTGCCGAGGCGAAGTCATCCTCCACCTCCCGGCCGCCGATGTCGCGCCCTTCGCCCAGGACGGAATCGTTGTGGAACTCAGCCCCCACCACTGCCGGCTCATCCTCGGCTCCTGGTCATGGACCGGCCTCGCCGCCGCCATCGGTCGCTTCGACACCGATATCGAGGTCATCGGCCCGCCCCAACTGGCCACCGCATTCGGGGACCTCGCCGCCCGCTACGCCCACGCAGCCCGCACCACAACACCAGAGACCGTCCCGGCGCGGTGA
- a CDS encoding WhiB family transcriptional regulator, giving the protein MDNWRTHAACRDADPDLFFPIGSTGPALVQAGEAKAVCGQCPVREKCLDWALENGQDSGVWGGLDENERRALKRRRARTQARSHG; this is encoded by the coding sequence ATGGACAACTGGCGCACGCACGCGGCCTGCCGCGACGCGGACCCCGACCTTTTCTTCCCCATCGGGAGCACCGGCCCGGCACTCGTGCAGGCCGGGGAGGCCAAGGCGGTCTGCGGGCAGTGCCCCGTGCGGGAGAAGTGCCTGGACTGGGCCTTGGAGAACGGGCAGGACTCCGGCGTCTGGGGAGGCCTGGACGAGAACGAACGGCGTGCCCTCAAGCGGCGCCGCGCCCGGACACAGGCCAGGAGCCACGGATGA
- a CDS encoding ATP-binding protein, giving the protein MSEIDTCTRPSQEDSGGRSAQSWWIPRLPKGVPEARHRVQQALRDWGEPADRVEAAALVITELVTNAVQHTAGRRIRCRVMRTPGRVRICVWNRGRGRVPVPPRPADAAVGPRGPRAPQPRRPEPSHLPGQGAAPHGGHRTGGADATGAMEPPRALGADGPDPLGGPDTADGPDGRPGLDGLDHRVGPGDGEEIGDGEGFDDLGLATLAEDGRGLVLVDALAVRWGTRTSLSGRLVWADI; this is encoded by the coding sequence ATGTCGGAAATAGACACCTGCACTCGACCCAGCCAGGAGGACTCCGGCGGGCGCAGTGCACAGAGCTGGTGGATTCCCCGTCTCCCCAAGGGCGTCCCCGAAGCCCGGCACCGGGTGCAGCAAGCGCTGCGGGACTGGGGAGAGCCCGCGGACCGCGTCGAGGCCGCGGCTCTGGTGATCACCGAACTGGTCACGAACGCGGTGCAGCACACCGCGGGCCGACGGATCCGGTGCCGTGTCATGCGGACCCCGGGCCGGGTGCGCATCTGCGTGTGGAACCGCGGCCGGGGGCGCGTGCCCGTCCCGCCACGCCCGGCCGACGCCGCCGTGGGTCCGCGCGGGCCGCGGGCCCCGCAGCCGCGCCGCCCGGAGCCCTCGCATCTCCCCGGACAGGGCGCCGCCCCCCACGGCGGGCACCGAACCGGCGGCGCCGACGCCACGGGCGCCATGGAGCCGCCCCGCGCCCTCGGCGCGGATGGGCCGGATCCCCTGGGTGGCCCGGACACCGCGGACGGCCCGGACGGCCGGCCAGGCCTCGACGGCCTTGATCACCGCGTAGGCCCGGGCGACGGCGAAGAGATCGGCGACGGCGAAGGTTTCGACGACCTCGGCCTGGCGACACTCGCCGAGGACGGCCGTGGCCTCGTACTCGTGGACGCGCTCGCGGTGCGCTGGGGCACCCGCACGAGCCTCTCCGGCCGGCTCGTCTGGGCCGATATCTGA
- a CDS encoding VOC family protein, which produces MSVTTTTHLNFRGTAREALDFYQSVFGGRTVAVTYKDAGAVRNESEADWVMWGEVVGGNGFHVMAYDVPSQLPWNQGDNSFFVSVRGDDAEEISALWGKLAEGSTIVNPLEPAQWAPLYGMLTDRFGVTWVLDVTAPYNG; this is translated from the coding sequence ATGTCTGTCACGACCACCACTCACCTGAACTTCCGGGGCACCGCGCGTGAGGCGCTGGACTTCTACCAGTCCGTCTTCGGCGGACGTACTGTCGCGGTCACCTACAAGGACGCGGGCGCCGTGCGGAACGAGAGCGAGGCGGACTGGGTGATGTGGGGCGAGGTGGTCGGCGGCAACGGATTCCACGTCATGGCCTACGACGTGCCCTCGCAGCTGCCCTGGAACCAGGGCGACAACTCGTTCTTCGTCTCCGTGCGCGGAGACGACGCCGAGGAGATCAGCGCCCTGTGGGGCAAGCTCGCCGAGGGCTCGACCATCGTGAATCCGCTGGAGCCCGCGCAGTGGGCGCCGCTGTACGGCATGCTCACCGACCGCTTCGGCGTCACCTGGGTCCTGGACGTCACCGCTCCGTACAACGGCTGA